The following DNA comes from Methanobrevibacter olleyae.
ATTAAAATTAGTGATGCTTTTTCTAATGGAAAAGCTTTTATTGGATTTTTAACTGCTGGAGACCCTACAATTGAAAAAACTGTAGAATATGTTTTAGCTATGGAGGAGGCAGGTTGTGATATTATTGAAATTGGCATTCCATTTTCAGACCCTGTTGCTGAAGGACCAGTTATTCAAGAAGCAAACCTTAGGGCATTAAAAAATAATACAAATACTGATGATGTTTTTGAAGCAGTTAGACAAATTAGGGAAAAGTCAGATATTCCTTTAGTATTTTTAACTTATATAAATCCAGTTTTCTATTATGGCTATGATGAATTTTTCAAAAAATGTAGAAAATTAAATATTTGCGGTATTATCTCACCAGACCTTCCTTATGATGAAAAGGATGAAATTCTTGATGTTACTAATAGATATGGTATTGATATAATTAGCTTAATTGCACCAACTTCAAAGGAACGTATACAAATGATTGCAAGTGAGGCAAGTGGATTTATTTATGTTGTTTCATCATTAGGTGTTACTGGAATGAGATCAGAGATTAGAACGGATTTAAGGTCCATCATAAGTGATATAAAAGAAGTAACTGATGTTCCAACTGCAGTTGGTTTTGGTATTAATACTCCAGAACAAGCAGAAAATATTGCAAAAATAGCTGATGGTATTATTGTAGGAAGTGCAATTGTAAACATTATTGCAGAGCATGGAGAAAATGCAAGAGAACCTCTTATAGATTATGTTAAATCAATGAAAGATGCTATTTTATAATAGCAAATTTCAATATTTTTAATAGTTATTTTTTTACTAGTTATTATATTTTTTATAATATTTTTTATACTTATTTTTTATAAAATTTAATTCTTTTTAGTACTTATTTTCTATAAAATTTAATTCTATTTTTTAATTATCAAATTCTACCCTAATTTTCTTAATGGTGTATCTTGCATAGCTAAAGTTTAAAATACTTGCTAAACTTCTTCCTAGAGCAAGTCCAGTCCAGATTCCTACTAATCCCCAAGCTAAGACTATTCCAAGTATATAGGTAGCACTTACTGTAAATATAACTTCTCTTATAATGGTCCATGCAAGGCTTGTTGTTCCTTTACCAATTCCTTGGTATAAGAAACTTGAAATCATACCTGCTCCAGTAAGTGGGAGACATAGAGAAGCGATTCTAAGGAATTTTGTAATTTCTGGAACTAAGATAGCTGTTTCTTTTGTGTATGCAAAAATAGTTGCAAGTTGCGGAGCAAATGCTACAAGAATTATAGTTACTGCTGTACCAAATGCTATTGCGAACTTTACTCCGTAAAAGTGTGCTCTTGATAAATAATCTCCATTTTTTGCTCCAAATGCACTACCTGAAACTGCTGCAACAGCACTACCAATAGCTGTAAGGGGCATTATTGCAAATAGGTAGAGTCTTTGACCTGATGTAAATGAAGCAATTCCATATTCTCCTCCAATACTGGATATGAATATTAGATACAAACTAATAGCAATAGACATCATAAACATATCCATTGAGGAAGGAACCCCTACTTTTAGGATATCTTTAGCTATTTTGCTGTTGAATTTAAATTCTCTTAAATCTACATTTACATAGGTATCTTTTTTAATAAGAATCCAGTACATAATTACAATTGCAGAACCAAGGGAACTAACTATAGTTGCAAGGGAAGCTCCAGCTGAACCTAAACCCATTGTGTAAATAAAAATAGGATCTAGGATGGTGTTTAAGATAACTGATACAATAATAGCATACATTGCTCTTTTCATATCTCCTTCTCCACGAAGGATACCACTACAACCGTTTCCAAACATAAATGCAAATAAACCTAAGAATAATGGTGTTCCGTATCTTATTCCTTCAGCAAGAGATTCTCCACTTGCTCCGTAGCTTATTAAAAGGGGTTCTTGTATAAATAATAAGATTATTGTTAAGGCTATTGAAGCTATAAGAAAGATTAATAATGAGTGTGCAGCTGAATCACTTGCACCTTTATGGTTTTTAGCCCCTACAAAACGGCTTATACTACTTGTTGCACCATTTCCAAGCCCTACACTTACTCCATTTAGTATCATGAATATTGGTGTTACAAAACCAATTCCAGCTATTGCTGATTGACCAAGTCCTGCTACAAAGATGCCATCTACAATATTATATGATGCTGTTAAAAGCATTGAAATCATAATCGGAATAGCAAGCTTTTTTACAGCTTTTTCTGGTTCTCCTCTCATTAATTCTACATTTTTATTTGCCATATTGAATCCCAATCTGTAATTATTCTAATAAATTATTCTTTAAGTATTTCTAACTATTTTAATAATTATTCTTTTAGTATTTCTAACTATTTTAATAATTATTCTTTTAGTATTTCTAACTATTTTAATAATTATTCTTTAAGTATTTCTTCACTTTTTCTAGCTATTTCTTTTAGTTGATTTTTTGTTTTACTATCTAATTTATCAATTCCAACTTTTTCTTCCCATTTTTTTAAATCTCTTTTTAATAAAATAGCTAAATCTTCTCCTTTTTTTGTTGTTTTTAATATATATTTTCTTCTATTATTTTCATCAATTTTTCTATCGAGATATCCTTTATCTTCTAATTTTCTTAAAGCTTTAGCTATTGTTCCTTTGCTTTGACTAAATATATTAGCTAGGTCATCTTGAGATAAATCTTTTCCTTTATGGATTACCATTAAATAGCGACCTTCATGAAACATATCTATATGATTTGGATTTTTCATATAATATCTTAGTTTATTTTTGGATATGTGATGAATTAATGCAATAAAAGGCATTGAATCATATTTATCTATTTTTTCATTTTCTTTTTTCATACTTTCATCTAATATATTTTTTATTTTTTTAAATAGCTTATTTTCATTTTTATAAATATTCTATTTTTATATTAATTTTATATGTATATAAATGTTTCTTGAGAAACTGTTTATCAATGAACAATTATTTTAAAATATTTTTAAATTTTAATTTAAGTTAAATTAATTTTTCTTGTTTATTTCGTATTCTCCAATCGATTTCTTCTAAATTATTTTCTTTTAAGAATTCATTAGCTAATTTAAAATGATTACATCCAAAAAATCCTTTTCTTGCTGAAAAGGGGCTTGGATGGGAAGATGTGAGGATTAAGTGATTAGGGTTTGTAATAAATTCTTTTTTAAATTCTGCTTGTTTTCCCCATAATAAAAATACAATAGGATTCTTTTGCTGATTTAGGATTTTAATCACATTATCTGTAAAAGTTTGCCATCCGCATTTACTGTGTGAGTTTGCATTTCCCTCTTCAACAGTTAGCACAGTATTTAGTAGGAATACACCTTGTTTAGCCCATGATTCAAGACATCCTGACTCTGGAATAGGGTAGTTGTATTCCTCTTTAATTTCTTTGAAGATATTTTTAAGTGATCTTGGAATTGGATTTCCCTCTGGTGTTGAAAATGCAAGTCCATGAGCTTGCCCCTTTTCATGATAGGGGTCTTGACCTAATATAAGTACTTTAACTTCATTTAAAGGACATAATTTAAAAGCATTAAAAACTTCTTCTTTTGGGGGATAAATTGTTTTTCTTTTGTATTCATCTTCTACAAACTCTTTTATTTTTAAGAAATAATCTTTTTTAAATTCTTCTTCTAAAATCATGTCCCAATCGTTTTCAATCATAAAATCACTTTAATTCTTTAAATTTTCTTTTAATTAATTTTAAAGGTTTTTTATATTCTTTAAATTTTCTTTTAATTAATTTTAAAGGTTTTTTATATTCTTTAAATTTTCTTTTAATTAATTTTAAAGGTTTTTTATAAACTTTTATATATTCAAAGGAGTACTAATTGATGTTTTTATTTATTATTAAATAAATTTATCATGATATTTAATGATTTATTCTTTATTTTATCACTTTTTTAAGGATAAAAAACATTATTTTTGCAAAAATCTTTTTTATGAATCCTAAGTTTACATCTGGAGCAAATTCATAATTAACTAAACCAGTACTTTCCCAATATTCTTTATCTATTTTAATTGGTTCTTTTGTTGATATCATTGCTCTCCAAAGGTTGTAAAATATTAAATCTCCAATGTTCGGGGCATGTAATTTTTTAGAGACTATATCCTTATGGAATTTTTGAGATACTTTGTTTATCTCTTCAGTATTAATACTCTCTTTTCCTCCGCAAGCATAAGTTATTTGATAAATTTTATTAAATCCCCAATGTCTTAAATTTTCACCGATATAATTTGCAACATCTTTTTGCCCAGCTCCTGCAGTTGATACAATAACTAATGCTTTTTTATCAAAAAACTTAGGTCTATGATAGAGATAAGCAGTATGATCGAAGAAATTTTTAATAAGTGCAGTAACATTCATTGCATAAACTGGAGAGGTGATTATAAGTCCATCAGACCATTTAATTTTTTCTAGGATTGAGTTTACTATTTCATAATGAGGACAGTTTTCTTCTCCTTCCATTATACATTTAAAACAACCATTACACATTGGTATTTTCTCTTTCATTAATTGTATTTCTTCAAACTCTCCTTCTAAATTAGTTTTAGCCTGTTTAGCCATACTCCATGTATTTTTCTTTCTTGGAGAACCATTGATTATTAGATATTTCATCTTTTCACCTATTTGCAAGATCTTATTATCTTATTTTTTTCTTCTAATCTTATAGTTTCGTTGTTTTCTACTTTATTATCTTTACATTTTCTTAATTATCTTCTTATTTATTATCTTTACAATCCTCTTCATTACTTTCTTTATCATTTATTTTTACAGAATTAAAGATTATTTTCATATGATTTGTAGCTCTTATTACAAATTCCTTTATGAATTTTTCATCATCCTCTGGATAATTAATAATGAAGTGTTCATATAATAAGAATAATCCATAATAATAAAATGATTCTGCAAGCTGTTTGCTGTTGGAATCTTCTTCAATAACCTTTTTTTCTTTCATTAAATCAAATAGCTCAATCCAACCTTTAATTGCATAGTCCATAATTGCTTCTTTTACAAAATTTTTTATTTTTTCATTATGATATGATTCAACTAAAAAGATTCTTGTAATTTTCATCATCACTCTTTCAGATAATTTTGATATAAATCTTTCACTACCTACTTTGTAGAAATGGTCAAAACCTAAATTTAAACTATCAGATGCTTGCATTAAAGGTGCTTCTTCTTTTAACATTTCCTTGATATAATAATTTAATATTGATTCTAAAATAGATTCCTTACTTCTATAATGATTGTAAATAGAACTTTCTTTTATTCCAGTCTCTTTAGCTATTTGCCGTATACTTACTCTATCATAGCCATACTCTGAGAATAAATCAATAGAAATATTAAATATCTTTTCTTTAGTATTCTTTTTAGTCATATTATCTCTTTTAAACAGCTAATTTTCTTATAAATTTACTTTTATAAATTTCATATCTAAACTAACACCTGTTAGTTAAAATCATATATTATTTTCATGCTTTTAGTTAATAAAACTAACGGCTGTTAGTATGAATTTTTAAAGAATAGTTTAAATTTAAAACAAGAAAGCCACTTTAGTTAAAAAATTAGAATTAGTTAAAAACAGAATGAAAAAAAGTTTCACAACTTAAAAAAATTAGAATTAGTTAAAAACAGAATGAAAAAAGTTTTGGTCAAGGTTTTTAGCCGAAGGCTAAAAAGCTTGCTTATTTTTCTTCAACTATTTTTCCACTAATATGTTCTATTTTAAGTTCATAAAGCTCTGTAAGGTTTAAAAGTCTATCAATTTCTGATTTTGTTTCCTCTTCACTTGGAAAGAATTTATTTCCTAGATGGCTTAATTTGTTTATTTTATCTTCAACATCATCAATTGTTTTCATTCTTCCAAAAACAACAACACTTTTAAATGTGTACCACCATTCATTTTCAGCTTTAATTCCTTTGTCAATTACACAGAAAGAAACTTTGTCATGTTTTCTTATTGCATCTTTTTTATGACTATTTTTTATAGTTCCATGGAAGTATATCTTACCATCAATATAAACATGACTTAATGGTATAGCATAGGGATATTCATCATCTCCTAAAACTGCTAAAACACCATGAGGTTCATTTATTAAAATATCAACACATTCCTCTTCAGATAAAGCTTGCTTTGCTCTTCTCATTTTTCTAAACATATTATTATTTTTAGCTTTACTTATAAAAATACTTATTTAATAGCCTATATTTAGTTTAAGATTTGTTAAATATGATTAAACTAGTTTGTATTTAGTTTAAGATTTGTTAAATATGATTAAACTAGTTTGCATTTAGTTTAAATTTGCTAAAATATGATTAAAATACTTAGAAATAGTTAAAAATAATGAAACTAAAAGATCTAAAAATTTCAATAAAAATAAAAAATAGTAAAAAAAGTAAATGAAAATATTAATCAAACTTTTTTTTAAAAAATTTTGGTCAAGGTTTTTAGCCGAAGGCTAAAAAGCTTGGATTTAGAACCAATCTTTAGATGATTCTAAAATTTCATCAACTATTATTGGTGCAGAACCAATGTAAGTATGAGGATCCATAATTCTTTCAACATCTTCTTTAGATAAGAATTGGCTAGCATCAGAATCTTCAAGGATTAAATCTGCAAGAAGGAGTTTTTCTTTATTTGCTTTAATTGCATTTTTACGAGCTACTCCATAAGCAGTTTGTTTACCCATTCCAGCTCTAGTGAGTTCTGCCATTAATCTTTCAGCCATGATTAATCCATTACTAAAGTTTAGGTTTCTTTCAATGTTTTCATCATAGAATATAAGATTATTCATTAATTTAATAGTTAAGTTGAGGATATAATCTGTAAGAATACAAGATTCTGGAAACATAATCCTTTCACAAGAAGAGTTAGTTAAGTCTCTTTCATGCCAGAGAGGGTTGTTTTCCATAGCTGCATTCACATAGGATTTTACAATTCTTGCAACACCACAAATACGTTCTGCAGTAATTGGATTCATTTTATGCGGCATAGTACTACTGCCAACTTGTTTTTCAGGGTCGAAATATTCTCCTAGCTCTTGAATTTCAGTTCTTTGTAAGTTTCTAACTTCAAGAGCAATCTTACTAAGGGTTGTAGCAATGTTAGCAAGGGTAGCTATGAATTCTACATGATTGTCTCTTTGTAGAACTTGATTAGTAATTGGAGCAGCTTTAAGTCCTAAGATTTCAGATACTTTTTTGTGAATTGCCCATCCATCAGTTCCAAGTGCTGCTGTAGTTCCAACAGCTCCATCCATCATTCCAAGGCAAACATTGTCTTTTGCATGTTCTAGTCTGTCATATTGTCTGTGAAGTTCATCTGCCCAAATAGCAAATTTCATACCATATGTGGTAGGTAATGCATGTTGACCATGGGTACGGCCAATACATACTTTTGTTTTATTTTCTTCTGCTAATTTAAGGATGATTTTAGTTAATCTTTCTATTTTTTCTTCTAAAACTTCAATAGAATCCTTTAAAAGTAAAGAGTTAGAACTATCAACAATATCATTAGATGTTGCTCCAAAATGAACATATTCTCCAGCTTCACCTTCACATACTTCACTTAATCCTTTTGAAAGGGAAGCGATGTCATGTTTGGTTTCAGCTTCAATTTCACTTACACGTTCTAAGGTAACATATTCAATACTTGCCTTTGCTTTAATCTCATCTGCATATTCCTTTGGTATTATTCCAAGCTCACCTTCAGCTTGAGCCAATGCAGATTCAATATCTAACATTCTTTGTTGTTTATTTTCTTGTTCCCAGATTCTTTTCATTTCTGGAGTTCCATATCTAAATTCAATTGGATGTATTGCCATTTTAACTCTCCTTTAATTGTAGGTAATTTATTTAAAATAATATTCTTTAAAATTTTATAATCCTAATAATAATTTTAACTTATTATAATTTAAA
Coding sequences within:
- the trpA gene encoding tryptophan synthase subunit alpha, translating into MSEKIKISDAFSNGKAFIGFLTAGDPTIEKTVEYVLAMEEAGCDIIEIGIPFSDPVAEGPVIQEANLRALKNNTNTDDVFEAVRQIREKSDIPLVFLTYINPVFYYGYDEFFKKCRKLNICGIISPDLPYDEKDEILDVTNRYGIDIISLIAPTSKERIQMIASEASGFIYVVSSLGVTGMRSEIRTDLRSIISDIKEVTDVPTAVGFGINTPEQAENIAKIADGIIVGSAIVNIIAEHGENAREPLIDYVKSMKDAIL
- a CDS encoding MATE family efflux transporter; this encodes MANKNVELMRGEPEKAVKKLAIPIMISMLLTASYNIVDGIFVAGLGQSAIAGIGFVTPIFMILNGVSVGLGNGATSSISRFVGAKNHKGASDSAAHSLLIFLIASIALTIILLFIQEPLLISYGASGESLAEGIRYGTPLFLGLFAFMFGNGCSGILRGEGDMKRAMYAIIVSVILNTILDPIFIYTMGLGSAGASLATIVSSLGSAIVIMYWILIKKDTYVNVDLREFKFNSKIAKDILKVGVPSSMDMFMMSIAISLYLIFISSIGGEYGIASFTSGQRLYLFAIMPLTAIGSAVAAVSGSAFGAKNGDYLSRAHFYGVKFAIAFGTAVTIILVAFAPQLATIFAYTKETAILVPEITKFLRIASLCLPLTGAGMISSFLYQGIGKGTTSLAWTIIREVIFTVSATYILGIVLAWGLVGIWTGLALGRSLASILNFSYARYTIKKIRVEFDN
- a CDS encoding MarR family winged helix-turn-helix transcriptional regulator, encoding MKKENEKIDKYDSMPFIALIHHISKNKLRYYMKNPNHIDMFHEGRYLMVIHKGKDLSQDDLANIFSQSKGTIAKALRKLEDKGYLDRKIDENNRRKYILKTTKKGEDLAILLKRDLKKWEEKVGIDKLDSKTKNQLKEIARKSEEILKE
- the ung gene encoding uracil-DNA glycosylase — its product is MIENDWDMILEEEFKKDYFLKIKEFVEDEYKRKTIYPPKEEVFNAFKLCPLNEVKVLILGQDPYHEKGQAHGLAFSTPEGNPIPRSLKNIFKEIKEEYNYPIPESGCLESWAKQGVFLLNTVLTVEEGNANSHSKCGWQTFTDNVIKILNQQKNPIVFLLWGKQAEFKKEFITNPNHLILTSSHPSPFSARKGFFGCNHFKLANEFLKENNLEEIDWRIRNKQEKLI
- a CDS encoding flavodoxin family protein; this translates as MKYLIINGSPRKKNTWSMAKQAKTNLEGEFEEIQLMKEKIPMCNGCFKCIMEGEENCPHYEIVNSILEKIKWSDGLIITSPVYAMNVTALIKNFFDHTAYLYHRPKFFDKKALVIVSTAGAGQKDVANYIGENLRHWGFNKIYQITYACGGKESINTEEINKVSQKFHKDIVSKKLHAPNIGDLIFYNLWRAMISTKEPIKIDKEYWESTGLVNYEFAPDVNLGFIKKIFAKIMFFILKKVIK
- a CDS encoding TetR/AcrR family transcriptional regulator produces the protein MTKKNTKEKIFNISIDLFSEYGYDRVSIRQIAKETGIKESSIYNHYRSKESILESILNYYIKEMLKEEAPLMQASDSLNLGFDHFYKVGSERFISKLSERVMMKITRIFLVESYHNEKIKNFVKEAIMDYAIKGWIELFDLMKEKKVIEEDSNSKQLAESFYYYGLFLLYEHFIINYPEDDEKFIKEFVIRATNHMKIIFNSVKINDKESNEEDCKDNK
- a CDS encoding pyridoxamine 5'-phosphate oxidase family protein; translation: MFRKMRRAKQALSEEECVDILINEPHGVLAVLGDDEYPYAIPLSHVYIDGKIYFHGTIKNSHKKDAIRKHDKVSFCVIDKGIKAENEWWYTFKSVVVFGRMKTIDDVEDKINKLSHLGNKFFPSEEETKSEIDRLLNLTELYELKIEHISGKIVEEK
- the purB gene encoding adenylosuccinate lyase; protein product: MAIHPIEFRYGTPEMKRIWEQENKQQRMLDIESALAQAEGELGIIPKEYADEIKAKASIEYVTLERVSEIEAETKHDIASLSKGLSEVCEGEAGEYVHFGATSNDIVDSSNSLLLKDSIEVLEEKIERLTKIILKLAEENKTKVCIGRTHGQHALPTTYGMKFAIWADELHRQYDRLEHAKDNVCLGMMDGAVGTTAALGTDGWAIHKKVSEILGLKAAPITNQVLQRDNHVEFIATLANIATTLSKIALEVRNLQRTEIQELGEYFDPEKQVGSSTMPHKMNPITAERICGVARIVKSYVNAAMENNPLWHERDLTNSSCERIMFPESCILTDYILNLTIKLMNNLIFYDENIERNLNFSNGLIMAERLMAELTRAGMGKQTAYGVARKNAIKANKEKLLLADLILEDSDASQFLSKEDVERIMDPHTYIGSAPIIVDEILESSKDWF